From Daphnia pulicaria isolate SC F1-1A chromosome 4, SC_F0-13Bv2, whole genome shotgun sequence, one genomic window encodes:
- the LOC124337186 gene encoding C-type lectin 37Db-like: MIKFLVLCLALACVGQSAPRDEKCLNCVEEPSRSSFLTAHWTMPLSKLGERRYYLGTFFKANWYKSAKFCNYHGMQLASIESQIENDQLEKHIKEFGFGNEHFWTAGTDQGEEGSFFWMSTGRPVTFTNWNAGEPNNFRYENGEEEHCLELWNRDGKGLKWNDSPCSFETYFVCEAPL; this comes from the exons atgatcaaatttttggttttgtgttTGGCTCTCGCCTGCGTCGGACAGTCTGCGCCTAGGGACGAAA AATGTTTGAACTGTGTCGAAGAGCCGTCTAGGAGCAGTTTTCTGACGGCCCACTGGACTATGCCGTTGAGTAAACTGGGCGAAAGAAGATACTACCTTGGCACGTTTTTCAAG GCCAATTGGTACAAGTCGGCCAAATTCTGTAACTACCACGGAATGCAGTTGGCCAGCATCGAGAGCCAAATCGAAAACGACCAGCTGGAGAAACACATAAAAGAATTCG GTTTCGGCAATGAACATTTCTGGACGGCCGGCACCGATCAAGGAGAAGAGGGCAGCTTTTTCTGGATGTCGACTGGGCGGCCGGTGACCTTCACAAACTGGAACGCCGGAGAACCG AACAATTTCCGATACGAGAACGGAGAGGAGGAACATTGTCTGGAGCTGTGGAATCGTGACGGCAAGGGATTGAAGTGGAACGACAGTCCGTGCTCGTTTGAAACTTACTTTGTTTGTGAAGCGCCACTTTAA